A single genomic interval of Orcinus orca chromosome 19, mOrcOrc1.1, whole genome shotgun sequence harbors:
- the SUZ12 gene encoding polycomb protein SUZ12 isoform X4, with translation MAPQKHGGGGGGGSGPSAGSGGGGFGGSAAVAAATASGGKSSGGGCGGGGSYSASSSSSVAAAAGAAVLPVKKPKMEHVQADHELFLQAFEKPTQIYRFLRTRNLIAPIFLHRTLTYMSHRNSRTNIKRKTFKVDDMLSKVEKMKGEQESHSLSAHLQLTFTGFFHKNDKPSQNSENEQNSVTLEVLLVKVCHKKRKDVSCPIRQVPTGKKQVPLNPDLNQTKPGNFPSLAVSSNEFEPSNSHMVKSYSLLFRVTRPGRREFNGMINGETNENIDVSEELPARRKRNREDGEKTFVAQMTVFDKNSLTDIKKLDKALLMRLWGKRASSYTTGAYSF, from the exons ATGGCGCCTCAGAAGCAcggcggtgggggagggggcggctCGGGGCCCAGCGCGGGGTCCGGGGGAGGCGGCTTCGGGGGttcggcggcggtggcggcggcgacGGCGTCGGGCGGCAAATCCAGCGGCGGGGGCTGTGGAGGCGGCGGCAGTTACtcggcctcctcctcctcctccgtgGCGGCAGCGGCGGGGGCCGCGGTGTTACCGGTGAAGAAGCCGAAAATGGAGCACGTCCAGGCTGACCACGAGCTTTTCCTCCAGGCCTTTGAGA AACCAACGCAGATCTATAGGTTTCTTCGAACGCGAAATCTTATAGCG CCAATATTTTTGCATAGAACTCTTACTTACATGTCTCATCGAAACTCCAGAACAAACATCAAAAG GAAAACATTTAAAGTTGATGATATGTTatcaaaagtagagaaaatgaaaggagagCAAGAATCTCATAG cTTGTCAGCTCATCTGCAGCTTACATTTACTGGTTTCTTCCACAAAAATG ATAAGCCATCACAAAAttcagaaaatgaacaaaattctgTTACCCTGGAAGTCCTGCTTGTGAAAGtctgccacaaaaaaagaaag GATGTAAGTTGTCCAATAAGGCAAGTTCCTACAGGTAAAAAGCAGGTGCCTTTGAATCCTGACCTCAATCAAACAAAACCTGGAAATTTCCCGTCCCTTGCAGTTTCCAGTAATGAATTTGAACCTAGTAACAGCCATATGGTGAAGTCTTACTCATTGCTATTTAGAGTGACTCGTCCAGGAAGAAGAGAGTTTAATGGAATGATTAATGGAGAAACCAATGAAAAtattg ATGTCAGTGAAGAACTTCCAGCTAGAAGAAAACGAAATCGTGAAGATGGGGAAAAAACATTTGTTGCACAAATGACAGTATTTGATAAAAACAG